ACTCGGGGGCGGCCCGGTCGCCCTCGCCGCCGTGCAGTGATTTGTCGAACCGGGGCAGGGCCACGGCCTCCCCTGGTTTAGCTGCCCGAATCTGGGCCAGGGTAGCCAGCCCCAGATCGATGTCGTGGGTGCCCGGCGGCCCGCGCCACCGCAGCCGGGGATCCGTCTGAATCAGCGCCTGGCGATCGCGGTAGGTCTTGTAAATATCGTCGATGGAGAGGCCCACCGCCCGGTAGCCCATCACCGCCAGAATGTGCCGCAGAATCAGGGTGAGGGTGGTTTTGCCGGTGCCCTGTCCGCCGAGCACCCCCTGAATCAGCGGGCCAGCCTGGGCCGCGCGGGCCTGCTTGAGGGTGAGGGCCAAGGGCAGCCACAGCCGCCAGTACAGTCCCAGATAGCGCTCCAAAGGGGCGGTCGGCAGCGGCAGCCTGTGGTGGTGGGCCGCCAGGGTTTCTAGCCAGCCCAGGCGCGCTTCGATCTGGGCCGGGCCGTTCTCGGCGGTAATGCCCCAGGCGGCGGCCCGGCGGCGGTCGGCCAGCTCCCACTCCAGCAGCCGCTGGCGCTGGGCCTCGTCGAGGGCACGGCCCGCCAGGTGGTTGGCGAGCAGGGGCCCAATCGCAAAATCTGGCGCGAAATCCGTTGGGGTTGTCGGGTCTGCCATCACTGCGCCGTCACGGTTGGTTGCTGAGCTGCACCAGAATGCTGCCGGTCTGCATCGCATCGCTGCGATCGCCACTGACCAGCGTGATCTGCCGCAGATGCCTGAGGGCAGGCTGGGCCGCCGTGCTCCACAGCCGCCACCGGGGCAGCCGAGCGGCTAAACCGGCCTGAATCTGCGGCCAATCGATGTGAGTATAACCGGTGCTGGGGCCGGGCATCTGGGCCACCTGCGACCACCAAGCCGGGCGCGGGCGGGGAACCGCCGCCGGGTGAAGGACGGCATCCAGCGTGGCGGGGGAGGCGGCCAGGGCCTCGTACCGATCGACCTGGGCGTGCAGCCCCGCCACCTCGGCCACCACCTGCAAAGGCTGCGCCCCTCGCTTGGGCAGGGCCAGGCGAGTCCAGGCGATCGCCGGAGTGCCCCGCAGGTCAAGGCTGCCAACCCCCAAGCCCCGCTCCTGGGCCAGGGCCGTAATGCCATCGAGGGCGGCGGTCAGGGTGTCGCTCTGGGGAGCCACCACCAGCCAGTCGGGAGCGCCGGTTGCCGCCGTTCCCAAGCCCACCCCGTAGGCGCGATCGACTCCAGCCTCCAGCAGCGCCATAGCGCCCTGCCCCAGGGCTTTGTCGATCAGCTGGGCCAGCGGAAAACTGCCCTCGCCCGCGGGGGAAACCAGGGCCAGCAGCGGGTTGAGCCGCTGCCCCAGGGTGGCCAGGTCGACGCCGACCGCCGTCACCGCCAGCGAGTCTGGCAGGTAGGGCACTACGCTCTCCCAGTCGGTGGTTTTAGCCCGCTGGGGGTGGAGGCGATGCCCCTGGGCGGCCAGCAGCGCCGTGTGGCCCACCAGACCCTCGCGGGTGATCTGCCACGACATCAGCCCCCAGCCCACCTGGTCGTCGGCGTCCCCCAGTTCCCCAAGGTTGATCAACGCCCCGTCAACCGCGCTCTCGGGGTTGAGCCACTGGCTGACGTTAGGCAGGTTCAGCGCTAGCAGCCCCACCCGCTGAGGGGGCAGCTCTCGCAGGGCGGTTTTGTAGCGGCGATCGCTCTGCAGATTGAGGTCGGTAGACTGGGCGGCGGTCAGCGCCTGGCGCAGCACGTCGGGGTGGTTGGCGGCCAGCAGGTAGCGGTTGGCCACTAGGGCCGTGGCCAGGGCGGTTTCTGCCTGGGGGCCTGGGGGAGTTGCCCGCCGGGCGTAGATCAGCCGGTTGCCCGAAAATTCTTCAAAGGTGAGAGCGTCGCCTGCGATCGCGCGGTTTTGCCAGTACAGCTCCAGGGCCGCCTGGGCCGCCGCGCTGTCGTTGCAGGCCAGAGCCACCAGATAGCCAGGGGTGGTGCCGTTGCTGGGGTCTTGGTCGAGGTCGGGGGTGACCATGGCGGCGGTCACCTCCTCCCCCAGCCAGGGCTGAAGGTCGCGGCTGTAGCTGAGACCGGTGTTGGCCAACAGCGCCTGCTCGATCAGTTCCTGGTCGCGGCGGGCCTCCTGGCGCAGGCGGGGGGCGGCCAGATATTCCCACAGGCTGGCGAGGCGATCGGGGCGCACCAGCACCGAGGCAACCACGGGCGACTGCTTGGGCACAAACTGAAGCGCCAGCGGCTGCGCCTGCCCCCCGCGCTCAATCAGGTAGAGGGGCGTGTTGAGGGTCAACCGCCCCAGCAGACCTAGACCCAGCACCAGCACCAGCCCAGCGACAATGGCGAGGGGACGAATAAACGAGGGAAACTTCATTGACCTCACGCCACTGACCTCACGCCTAAAACCCAACAACACCTGCAGCGCGATCGCCCGCGCCGACTAATGCTCCCTAGTGTATGGCCCTTCGATACCCGTAATGCCTCGGATGACGGCGGGCTGTTTAGAAATTAAACAATGTAAATTTTCAGGTTTCTAGCGGTCAGTTAAGACCTTCGCGCCCACGGGCTCAATGTTGGGGAGTCACCGCAATGGCTCGCCATCGGCGCAGGAGGGCGATCGCCGCTGCCCCTAACGAAGCGCATCCTGGGCCAATGGTATAGTTAGCCTTAAAATCGGCCAAACCCAGTGGTATAGCCGCCGATGTACCGATTTTGCCGGACTATGCTGCGTTCTTCTAGGCTGCGACGCTTTGCTACTCTGTCGGCCCTGGCGGGCTGGTTTGCCCTGGGGGCGCAATTTTATCTGTCGGTGCAGCTGGGTATAGCCAACGGCAGCGGCGTGCTGGGGGGCGTCGTGGCCTACTTCAGCTATTTCACCATTTTGACCAATTTGCTGGCGGCGATCGCCCTCACCGCCGCCGCCCTGGGCGATCGGGCTGCTCTCCCGTGGCTGGACTTGTTTCGCCGCCCCGGTGCTGTCACCGCCATCACCGCCAGCATTGTGGTGGTGGGCAGCGTTTACTTCGTCATCTTGCGCCACATCTGGGAGCCCCAGGGGTTGCAGCTGGTGGTCGATGTGCTGCTGCACTACGTCATGCCGCCGCTCTTTTTGGTCTACTGGTGGTGGGCCGTGCCCAAACGGGTGCTGCGGCCCAGCGCCATCGTCCGCTGGATGGCCTACCCGCTGGGCTACGCCCTCTACGCCCTGGTGCTGGGGGCAGTGCGGGGCCGCTACCCCTACCCGTTCATCGATGTCATTGCCCTGGGCTACCCGCGCGTGCTGATCAACTCTGCGGTTCTGCTGGCGGGCTTTGCCCTGCTCTGTTGGGGGCTGATTCTGCTGGGGCGACTCGACCAGCGCCGCGCCCCTGGCTTTGGCTAATGCGCTACTCCCAGTCCACCGGCTGAATGCGGTCGATGTAGTCGAGGTTGGCCAGCTCGATCAAAATATCCTGGTGGTTGGCCTGGTGGGTGTTGCCGATGGTCAGCACCTCACCCTCGCCGCAGCCGATGCGCCCCCGACTCTGCGGAAAGAACTGGGCTGAAGGGTCGATGGCGCTCACCGCCTGGGCGTAGGCATCGCCCGTGGGAATGCAAAACTCGTAGTCGAGCGATCGCTTGCCGTCGCTGGGGCCGTAGAGGCCGTTTTCATCTAAACCGCTCAGATCACAGGCAATCTTATCGATGGCGGTGGAGCTGTTTGCCGAGGGGACAGGCTGGCAGGCCAGGGCAAAAGCCAGCACCATGCCCCCCAGGGGCAGCGTGAGCGTGGATCGCAGGCGAGGCGTGACCATAGGCGGAGCCGGTTGCGCAAGGGTTGGGCCAGGCCAGGGGGGCTGATGCCCAAACTCTCCCCTAAACCCACATCTAGCGGTGGTTAGCAGGTGAGCCACGCCGCCAGCCGGGAGCCCATGCCTACTCTATCGCGCCATCGGCGTAACCGCCGACCGTTCAGACCAGACGATGGCCGCCGTCTACGTGCACCACCTCCCCGGTCACCGTGGGGCTGGCCATGAGAAAGATCACGGCCTGGGCCACATCGGTAGCCCTCGAAAGGCGCTGTACCGGCAGTTGGGTGGCCACCTGGCCAAACGTGGCCTGGGGGTCAGTGCCCAAGATGCAGTATCGGGGTCATAGTCATAGCTCCTTTATCTTGAATGACCATTCAAATTGAACACTCACTCAAGATAGCCTCAGAAAAAAGACCCGTCAAGCGGGCCGCGAAATTTAATTTATCCTGAGTTCAAAATGGGAAAGGTTTTGGGCAAAGCAGACTCCCTGTCCGCTCCTAAGGAGACAGGGTTATCGCGAGCTGGGGCTATTTTGTCGCAGGGCGGAGCAGGGCGATCGCCCCAGAGGCAATGCTGTTGAGCGTTTGGGCATCCCTGCCCATGCGGGCCACCGCCAGCATGCCCACCACCAGACCCAGCAGCGCCTTGGCCTGGGTTTCTACCTCAAAGGAGGCCGACAGATCCCCCTCCTGCTGGGCCTGGGCGAGATTTTGACGAAAGAACAGTTCGATGTCGTCGAGGCGGCTTGTCACCACCGCCATGGTCGTCGGCGAGTGCGAGGCGCGCTCCATAGCGGTGTTGATGAGCAGGCAGCCCCGCTGTCCTGGGTCGCTGGCCATCGCCTTGGCCAGATGCTCAAACCACTGCTGAATGCACACCAAAGGCGGGCAGCGGCGCGGCATAGAAGCAAAAAAGAAGTCCTGTGTGTATTTCTTAAATGCCTGCTGGAAGAGCTTTTCTTTGTCGCCAAAGGCGGCGTAGAGGCTGCCCGGCTGAACACCAGTGGCCTGCACAATGTCCTTCATAGAGGTGTTGGCGTAGCCGCGCTGCCAGAACAGATCCATGGCGACAGCCAACACCGCATCTGTATCGAACTCCCGCTGCCGCACCATGGCACCCTACAGATAGCCGCACCTACTAAGCATAGCATTCTTGAACGATCAAACAAATATGCGTGCTCAACCTCCTCTGATTATCCAAGCAGGTAAACCTGGGAACTGGGGCTAGTACTTGACCAAGCTGATTTTGACAGGGGCCAGCCGTTCTGGGTGCAGGGTATACGGTCTACGGCTCGCCTTGAACCTGAAACCTTGAACTGTATATCCCACTGACCCGTCATCTTGAGCTTGGCAGTCTACTAGGCTACCCCCGCCCAGGGCGAACGCCTACTGGTCAAGATGGGTGCCAATCAGGCAGGCTCCAGTCAGGCTGACGCCATTGAGCTGGCTGCTTGAGAGGTCAGCGCAGAGCAGATTGGCACCCCCCAGGGAGGCTCCCGACAGATTGGCCTGGCGCAGATCGGCTTCTTCTAAATTCGCATTGTCAAGCCGCGCCCCCTGCAAGTCGGTCTGGGAGAGGTCGGCCCCCTTCAGGTTGGTGTCGCTAAGATTCGCCCCCCGCAGGTCGGCCCCCCGCAGGTCAACCCCTTGCAGGTTGACCCCCATCAGGTTGCAGCCACTCAAAAACGCCCCGGCCAGGCTGACTCCCCCCAGGCGTGCCCCCATCAGGTTCGCGCCCCGCAGGTTCGCCCCTCGCAGGTCGGCTCCAGTCATATCGCACTGCATCAGGTTTGCACCCCACAGATTGGCGCGCAGGTCGGCACCGACCAGGCTGGCCCCCATTAGGTTTGCCCCCTCTAGGTGAGCTTTGGCCAGGGATGTCCGGCTGAGGTTGGCACCTACCAGGGTTGCCCCGGCCAGGTAAACCCCGGCCAGGTCAGCCCCAGAGAGGTCTTCATCTTCCAGGTCAGCCCCGGCCAGGTGACGGAGCTGGCCCGATCGCAGGGCGGCAATATCTATAGAATCGCTGGGCACAGAGGTCACTGGGGAAGGGCACTATCGAGGGAGCAGTTCAGAGGAGGTGGGAAAAACTGAGGTTTGATCGGCCACGTCGGGGTTTAACAACCCAGTTCCCAAGGTAATTTTAGTCGGTATCGTCGGCAGGCTCATGCCCTGCTGGAGGCCCATTACCATCAGGCCCAGCATCTCAACGAGTTTGGGATCCCACCGCTGCCCAGCTTCCGCCTGGCAGGTGGTGAGCACGTCGCCCAGCAGGGTGATGTCGGCCTCGGCGGGGTCTTGGCCATGGCGAGCCTGGGCCACCCGCCGCTGAAATTCGGCCACCAGAGCCAGCATGCGCGATTCTAGGGGCACGGCGTCGCCAGTGAGACCCGCCGGATAGCCGCTGCCGTCCCAGCATTCGCCCTGGTGGGCAATGATGGCGGCCACCGCCCGCATACGGGGCATGAGCCGCAGCGCCTGCACCGCCGGAATCAGCGGGCAGCTTGGCCCGTCATCGGAGAGCGTGGCCAGGTTGGGGGCTGGGGCAATGCGGTGCAGCATACCCGCCAGTCGCAGCCGCTGGAGCTGCCAGGCGGGTAGATCGAGCAGCTGGCCCATCATTTCGAGCAGCGCCACCACTTCGCTGGCGGCCAGGGGGTTGATCGGGTCGCTGAGATCCACCAGCTGAGCCATACGCAAAAACGCCTGGAGCTCATTGGAGAGCAGGTTTTGGTCGAGGTCATCCACGACGCTAAAGGCGAGGTTGCCCTCAAGATCGTTGCGGCTCTTTTGTAGATAGTGCACCACCTGGGTCACGGTATGGCTCACCACCCCAGACTCACCGCTGCGGAGGGCGGGGTTTTGCTGCTTGAGCGTGGCCAGGTGGTCGGCGAGCTGCGCCTGAAGGGCTGGGTTATAGCGACCCACATGGGCGATCGCCAGCTCCACCGTCTGGCTCACCAGGGCCGAGTCGAAGGTCCAAAA
This genomic stretch from Nodosilinea sp. PGN35 harbors:
- a CDS encoding glycerate kinase, which produces MADPTTPTDFAPDFAIGPLLANHLAGRALDEAQRQRLLEWELADRRRAAAWGITAENGPAQIEARLGWLETLAAHHHRLPLPTAPLERYLGLYWRLWLPLALTLKQARAAQAGPLIQGVLGGQGTGKTTLTLILRHILAVMGYRAVGLSIDDIYKTYRDRQALIQTDPRLRWRGPPGTHDIDLGLATLAQIRAAKPGEAVALPRFDKSLHGGEGDRAAPEWVPDVDILLFEGWFLGARPIDPAQFDRAPEPIVTEADRQFARDMNAELANYLPLWDCLDRLMVLCPADYRLSKQWRKDAEHQMKAQGKTGMSDATIDAFVDYFWRALHPELFIAALKRDGEHVNLVVEIDRDRTPRAIYSPALAII
- a CDS encoding pentapeptide repeat-containing protein, with the translated sequence MDIAALRSGQLRHLAGADLEDEDLSGADLAGVYLAGATLVGANLSRTSLAKAHLEGANLMGASLVGADLRANLWGANLMQCDMTGADLRGANLRGANLMGARLGGVSLAGAFLSGCNLMGVNLQGVDLRGADLRGANLSDTNLKGADLSQTDLQGARLDNANLEEADLRQANLSGASLGGANLLCADLSSSQLNGVSLTGACLIGTHLDQ
- a CDS encoding TetR/AcrR family transcriptional regulator — its product is MVRQREFDTDAVLAVAMDLFWQRGYANTSMKDIVQATGVQPGSLYAAFGDKEKLFQQAFKKYTQDFFFASMPRRCPPLVCIQQWFEHLAKAMASDPGQRGCLLINTAMERASHSPTTMAVVTSRLDDIELFFRQNLAQAQQEGDLSASFEVETQAKALLGLVVGMLAVARMGRDAQTLNSIASGAIALLRPATK
- a CDS encoding DUF3352 domain-containing protein, with product MKFPSFIRPLAIVAGLVLVLGLGLLGRLTLNTPLYLIERGGQAQPLALQFVPKQSPVVASVLVRPDRLASLWEYLAAPRLRQEARRDQELIEQALLANTGLSYSRDLQPWLGEEVTAAMVTPDLDQDPSNGTTPGYLVALACNDSAAAQAALELYWQNRAIAGDALTFEEFSGNRLIYARRATPPGPQAETALATALVANRYLLAANHPDVLRQALTAAQSTDLNLQSDRRYKTALRELPPQRVGLLALNLPNVSQWLNPESAVDGALINLGELGDADDQVGWGLMSWQITREGLVGHTALLAAQGHRLHPQRAKTTDWESVVPYLPDSLAVTAVGVDLATLGQRLNPLLALVSPAGEGSFPLAQLIDKALGQGAMALLEAGVDRAYGVGLGTAATGAPDWLVVAPQSDTLTAALDGITALAQERGLGVGSLDLRGTPAIAWTRLALPKRGAQPLQVVAEVAGLHAQVDRYEALAASPATLDAVLHPAAVPRPRPAWWSQVAQMPGPSTGYTHIDWPQIQAGLAARLPRWRLWSTAAQPALRHLRQITLVSGDRSDAMQTGSILVQLSNQP
- a CDS encoding Pr6Pr family membrane protein encodes the protein MLRSSRLRRFATLSALAGWFALGAQFYLSVQLGIANGSGVLGGVVAYFSYFTILTNLLAAIALTAAALGDRAALPWLDLFRRPGAVTAITASIVVVGSVYFVILRHIWEPQGLQLVVDVLLHYVMPPLFLVYWWWAVPKRVLRPSAIVRWMAYPLGYALYALVLGAVRGRYPYPFIDVIALGYPRVLINSAVLLAGFALLCWGLILLGRLDQRRAPGFG
- a CDS encoding SDR family oxidoreductase, with the protein product MGTDPQATFGQVATQLPVQRLSRATDVAQAVIFLMASPTVTGEVVHVDGGHRLV
- a CDS encoding DICT sensory domain-containing protein → MLEGSILKQLVDGRAEPDTTPLNYGVYYKNTLVALCHALEDCILTSGSAPLVITAFQRGKWYLQEADRYSAIADQAQQIVILASPEAGFHDHPTSQRQNVALVDLADGDPVAEEWHLMILSPDYTAMVLCQELSEADYGKTGRPEHDLERKFYGFWTFDSALVSQTVELAIAHVGRYNPALQAQLADHLATLKQQNPALRSGESGVVSHTVTQVVHYLQKSRNDLEGNLAFSVVDDLDQNLLSNELQAFLRMAQLVDLSDPINPLAASEVVALLEMMGQLLDLPAWQLQRLRLAGMLHRIAPAPNLATLSDDGPSCPLIPAVQALRLMPRMRAVAAIIAHQGECWDGSGYPAGLTGDAVPLESRMLALVAEFQRRVAQARHGQDPAEADITLLGDVLTTCQAEAGQRWDPKLVEMLGLMVMGLQQGMSLPTIPTKITLGTGLLNPDVADQTSVFPTSSELLPR